From Paenibacillus sp. GP183, one genomic window encodes:
- a CDS encoding phosphate propanoyltransferase: MKQVPIGVSARHVHLSPEHIDLLFGAGYQLMVLKKLTQPGQFAAEETVKITGPNGHIDKVRVIGPARKQTQIEISRTDAITLGVNAPVCESGKLEGTPGIKVTGSKGEIELEKGVIVAARHIHFHTSQAKEWGIKDMQRLRVKISSDRPLILEGVIARVSERYALDMHIDTDEGNAAGVLTGDWAEIVD, from the coding sequence TTGAAGCAAGTTCCAATCGGTGTTTCCGCACGCCATGTCCATTTGTCGCCTGAACATATTGATCTTTTGTTCGGTGCTGGATATCAATTAATGGTGTTAAAGAAATTAACCCAACCCGGACAGTTTGCCGCCGAAGAAACGGTCAAAATTACAGGTCCAAATGGACATATCGATAAAGTGAGGGTTATTGGGCCAGCGAGAAAACAAACACAAATTGAAATTTCCCGTACCGATGCTATTACTCTGGGAGTAAATGCTCCTGTATGTGAATCTGGCAAACTCGAAGGTACGCCAGGTATAAAAGTTACAGGCTCCAAAGGGGAGATTGAATTGGAGAAGGGTGTTATCGTAGCTGCGCGTCATATCCATTTTCACACCTCGCAAGCTAAAGAGTGGGGAATTAAAGACATGCAGAGGCTCCGAGTGAAAATAAGCAGTGATCGTCCATTGATCCTTGAAGGTGTGATTGCCCGAGTTTCGGAGCGTTATGCGTTAGATATGCATATCGACACAGACGAAGGAAATGCTGCTGGCGTATTAACAGGGGACTGGGCTGAAATCGTAGATTAG
- a CDS encoding DUF1641 domain-containing protein — protein MAKAISYIERKLPTDEELQAESLADVLKAISDNRQAILAFLDILKEMENSGMLDIIRGIMKNRTSLGSVGMEFINVAKIPNMLKNVIMASQFLGRIEPKDTEKLINGLDSGLKKAMKKEEESISMLGLLGLLRDPDVKTTLSKGLHLLQGMGKSLNSK, from the coding sequence ATGGCTAAGGCGATCAGCTATATTGAGCGCAAGCTTCCGACCGATGAAGAACTGCAGGCCGAATCGTTAGCAGATGTTTTGAAAGCTATCAGCGATAACCGTCAAGCTATTCTTGCTTTTCTGGATATTCTCAAGGAAATGGAGAATTCGGGAATGCTCGACATCATCCGGGGAATCATGAAAAACAGGACAAGTCTGGGTTCGGTCGGTATGGAGTTTATCAATGTTGCGAAAATACCGAACATGCTTAAAAATGTCATCATGGCTTCTCAATTTCTGGGACGCATTGAACCCAAGGACACGGAGAAACTGATAAACGGACTGGACAGCGGTTTGAAGAAAGCGATGAAAAAAGAGGAAGAATCCATTAGCATGTTGGGCTTACTGGGTTTATTGCGCGATCCCGATGTCAAAACCACTTTGTCCAAAGGTCTTCATCTCCTGCAAGGAATGGGGAAGAGCTTGAACAGCAAATAA
- the fdhF gene encoding formate dehydrogenase subunit alpha codes for MNDTKVSIQINGKEMNGLSGQTILEAANQEKVFIPQICYNPQLGAIETCDTCLVEVNGELVRSCSTLVQPGVQIYTDSALAKEAQLEAMSRILKNHELYCTVCDNNNGNCIVHNTTELLEMDHQKYEFQPKPYEVDLSHPMYRYDPNQCILCGRCVEACQDLQVNETLSIDWNREQPRVIWDQDVPADMSSCVSCGHCVTVCPCNALMEKSMLGEAGYLTGIASNLLEPMIDLTKKIEPGYREIFMISEMEAAMRKSRIKRTKTVCTYCGVGCSFEVWTKDREILKIEPTVEAPVNGVSTCVKGKWGWDFVNSEERLTKPLIRKGDKFVESTWDEALDLIAAKLGEIKEKSGPHSIGYIASSKCSNEDNFIFQKFARAIMQTNNVDNCSRYCQSPATAGLMRTVGLGGDSGTIYDIANADLVLIIGANPAESHPVLATRVKRAHKLNGQKLIVADLRKNEMAERADMHIHPKPGTDLVWISAVTKYIIDHGWEDRNFISARVQGYDQFVESLSRFTLEYAQQVTGLSQDELVRLATMIHESPSTCILWAMGVTQHLGASDTSTSICNLLLVTGNFGRTGTGAYPLRGHNNVQGACDFGTLPSYFPGYESVANDEVRARYEQAWNVKLPNEAGYDNHQMVEGIEKGDLKALYLFGEEMAMVDSNSNFVEEMFGRLEFFVVQDIFFTRTAQYADVVLPAAPSLEKEGTFTNTERRIQRFYKVFEPMGESKPDWQIIQEVANRLGANWNYTHPGEIMAEAASLAPLFAGVSYELLEGWNSQVWPVAPNGESTPLLYKNQFGFPDGKARLYPVDWTPPFEPKDYDLHLNNGRILEHFHEGNMTYQAEGIRHKVPGIWLEVSRELAQERGLEDGTTVRLTSPYGQTKVPVLITDRVQGNELYLPMHTRQAEEAVNRLTSSYFDIVTHTPVFKEMNVNMEIVEQKGEIPLPRVNHRFAERNPQIGVKVEEKWQRNDFVPVAEMVRKETEQHG; via the coding sequence ATGAACGACACAAAGGTTTCCATCCAAATAAACGGTAAAGAGATGAATGGCCTATCCGGACAAACGATTCTTGAAGCGGCTAACCAAGAAAAAGTGTTCATCCCTCAAATTTGTTACAACCCGCAGCTTGGAGCTATTGAGACATGTGATACCTGCCTGGTCGAGGTGAACGGCGAGCTTGTCCGCTCCTGTTCGACTTTAGTGCAGCCTGGTGTGCAGATTTATACCGATTCCGCACTAGCGAAGGAAGCTCAGCTGGAAGCTATGTCGCGGATTTTGAAAAATCACGAGCTTTATTGCACAGTATGCGATAACAATAACGGCAACTGTATTGTTCATAACACAACGGAGTTGCTTGAAATGGATCACCAGAAATATGAATTCCAACCCAAACCCTATGAGGTTGATTTGTCCCATCCTATGTATCGCTATGATCCCAATCAATGCATCTTGTGCGGCAGGTGTGTGGAGGCATGCCAAGATCTGCAGGTAAACGAAACGCTGTCCATTGACTGGAATCGCGAGCAGCCTCGCGTGATCTGGGATCAGGACGTGCCGGCCGATATGTCGTCCTGTGTCTCTTGCGGTCATTGCGTAACAGTATGCCCTTGCAATGCTTTGATGGAAAAATCGATGCTGGGGGAAGCAGGTTATTTAACCGGGATTGCCTCTAATTTATTGGAGCCGATGATTGATCTCACCAAGAAAATCGAGCCAGGCTACCGTGAAATTTTCATGATATCCGAAATGGAAGCCGCAATGCGAAAATCCAGAATTAAACGGACGAAAACCGTATGCACCTACTGCGGTGTCGGATGCAGTTTTGAGGTTTGGACGAAGGACAGAGAAATCCTAAAAATAGAACCTACGGTAGAAGCACCGGTGAATGGGGTCTCTACTTGCGTCAAAGGCAAATGGGGATGGGATTTTGTCAACAGTGAAGAAAGGCTGACTAAGCCATTGATCCGCAAAGGTGACAAATTTGTAGAATCGACCTGGGATGAAGCACTGGATCTGATTGCAGCCAAGCTCGGCGAGATTAAAGAAAAGTCCGGACCCCATTCCATTGGGTATATTGCTTCCTCCAAATGCAGCAATGAAGATAATTTTATTTTTCAAAAATTCGCACGGGCCATTATGCAGACCAACAATGTCGATAACTGTTCCCGTTATTGTCAATCGCCGGCTACTGCTGGCCTCATGAGGACCGTTGGATTAGGGGGAGACAGCGGGACCATTTATGACATCGCAAATGCCGATTTGGTGTTGATTATCGGAGCGAATCCCGCTGAATCTCATCCAGTCCTCGCTACTCGGGTCAAACGAGCGCATAAGCTGAACGGGCAGAAGTTGATTGTTGCAGATTTGCGTAAAAATGAAATGGCCGAGCGAGCGGATATGCATATCCATCCGAAACCGGGAACCGATCTGGTATGGATCTCGGCGGTAACCAAATACATCATCGATCATGGTTGGGAAGACCGTAATTTTATTTCAGCTCGTGTACAGGGATATGATCAATTCGTCGAGTCGCTAAGCAGGTTTACTCTTGAATATGCGCAGCAGGTTACCGGACTGTCACAGGATGAGCTCGTCCGGTTGGCCACGATGATCCACGAATCGCCGTCCACTTGTATTCTATGGGCTATGGGCGTCACACAGCACTTGGGGGCAAGCGATACAAGCACGTCAATCTGTAATCTTCTGTTAGTTACCGGCAACTTCGGACGGACCGGGACTGGAGCTTACCCGCTCCGCGGCCATAACAACGTCCAGGGGGCTTGCGATTTCGGCACGTTACCCTCATACTTCCCAGGCTATGAGTCGGTCGCAAATGATGAAGTGCGTGCCCGTTATGAGCAAGCATGGAATGTTAAGCTTCCGAATGAAGCCGGATACGATAACCATCAAATGGTGGAGGGTATTGAAAAAGGCGACCTGAAAGCTCTGTATTTATTTGGAGAAGAGATGGCTATGGTGGACTCCAACTCCAACTTTGTCGAGGAAATGTTCGGAAGGCTGGAATTTTTCGTGGTCCAGGATATATTTTTTACGAGAACCGCGCAGTATGCCGATGTGGTGCTGCCTGCAGCACCCAGCCTGGAAAAGGAAGGAACTTTTACAAACACCGAAAGACGTATCCAGCGTTTCTATAAGGTGTTTGAACCAATGGGCGAATCAAAGCCTGATTGGCAGATTATTCAGGAGGTGGCCAACCGGCTGGGTGCGAACTGGAACTATACGCATCCTGGCGAGATCATGGCAGAAGCCGCCAGTCTGGCCCCGCTGTTTGCCGGTGTGAGCTACGAGCTGCTTGAAGGCTGGAACAGCCAGGTTTGGCCGGTTGCTCCGAACGGCGAAAGCACACCTCTTTTATATAAGAATCAGTTCGGATTTCCGGATGGAAAAGCCCGCCTGTATCCCGTGGATTGGACGCCTCCGTTTGAGCCGAAGGATTATGATCTTCACTTGAACAATGGGCGTATTTTGGAACATTTTCACGAGGGCAATATGACTTACCAAGCGGAAGGCATTCGGCATAAAGTACCGGGTATTTGGCTGGAAGTTTCTCGTGAGCTTGCACAGGAGAGAGGGCTTGAAGACGGAACTACGGTCCGTCTGACTTCTCCTTATGGACAAACAAAAGTTCCGGTGCTGATAACCGATCGTGTTCAGGGAAATGAACTGTATCTGCCCATGCATACAAGGCAAGCGGAGGAAGCTGTCAATCGGTTGACAAGCAGCTACTTTGACATCGTCACTCATACACCGGTCTTTAAGGAGATGAATGTCAATATGGAGATTGTCGAGCAAAAGGGTGAAATCCCGCTTCCTCGTGTAAACCACCGATTTGCCGAGCGAAACCCGCAAATTGGAGTCAAGGTGGAGGAGAAATGGCAGAGGAACGATTTTGTACCCGTGGCAGAAATGGTTCGGAAGGAGACTGAGCAGCATGGCTAA
- a CDS encoding 2-oxoacid:ferredoxin oxidoreductase subunit beta codes for MATLKDFRNNVKPNWCPGCGDFSIQAAIQRAAANVGLEPEGLALVSGIGCSGRISGYVNAYGFHGVHGRSLPIAQGVKMANRELTVVAAGGDGDGFAIGMGHTVHAIRRNIDVTYIVMDNQIYGLTKGQTSPRSAEGFKTKSTPQGSIETALAPLEVALAAGATFVAQSFSSNLKQLTAIIEEGMKHKGFSLINVFSPCVTFNKINTYDWFKENIVDLDEFPDYDPSNRVMAMTKLMETGGMLTGIIYQDKAKKSYEDLVVGFKQEGLAKQNIKITEDEFNKLVAEFK; via the coding sequence ATGGCAACATTAAAAGACTTTCGTAACAATGTAAAACCGAATTGGTGCCCAGGATGCGGGGATTTCTCGATTCAAGCTGCTATTCAAAGAGCGGCTGCAAATGTTGGACTAGAGCCTGAAGGTCTTGCACTTGTTTCAGGTATCGGCTGCTCCGGTCGGATTTCCGGTTATGTGAATGCATATGGCTTCCACGGCGTTCACGGCAGATCTCTTCCAATCGCACAAGGCGTTAAAATGGCTAACCGTGAACTAACCGTTGTTGCCGCAGGCGGAGATGGAGACGGCTTTGCAATCGGTATGGGACACACCGTGCATGCGATTCGCCGTAACATCGATGTAACTTACATCGTCATGGACAATCAGATTTATGGTTTGACTAAAGGGCAAACTTCCCCGCGCAGTGCGGAAGGCTTCAAGACCAAAAGTACACCGCAAGGTTCCATCGAGACTGCACTTGCTCCCTTGGAGGTAGCACTTGCCGCGGGTGCAACTTTTGTGGCACAATCCTTCTCCAGCAACCTGAAGCAGCTTACAGCTATTATTGAAGAAGGAATGAAGCACAAAGGATTCTCTTTAATCAATGTATTCAGCCCTTGCGTTACTTTCAACAAAATCAACACTTACGATTGGTTCAAGGAAAACATTGTTGATTTGGATGAGTTCCCTGATTATGATCCATCCAATCGTGTAATGGCGATGACTAAGCTTATGGAAACTGGCGGCATGCTGACAGGCATCATCTACCAGGATAAAGCAAAAAAGAGCTATGAAGATCTCGTAGTCGGCTTCAAGCAAGAAGGACTCGCCAAGCAAAACATTAAAATCACAGAAGACGAGTTCAACAAACTGGTTGCCGAATTTAAATAA